From one Synechococcus sp. UW69 genomic stretch:
- a CDS encoding cytochrome B6, giving the protein MGVGIYLGLVGSGLVTAFVLTKILKGIKLI; this is encoded by the coding sequence ATGGGCGTCGGCATCTATCTCGGCCTGGTTGGTTCCGGTCTGGTGACGGCTTTTGTGCTCACCAAGATCCTCAAGGGAATCAAGCTCATCTGA
- a CDS encoding undecaprenyl-diphosphate phosphatase yields the protein MADPSASITLLEACWRDLVLGVVQGLTEFLPISSTAHLKVVPVLLGWGDPGVSVTAAIQLGSIVAVIAYFRSDLSQVLRGISRAIRHGQWREPEARLGLAMAVGTLPILVVGLGIKFFWAQGYEQSPLRSVLSIAIVSIVMALLLALAERAGTRRRQLPDVSGRDGFVVGVAQALALIPGVSRSGSTLTAALFDGWQRGDAARFSFLLGIPAITIAGLVELKDALDASAGNGPLPLLVGIFSAALVSWLAIDWLLKFLQRHSTWIFVAYRLLFGLLLLVWWGAHGAH from the coding sequence ATGGCGGACCCCTCTGCATCCATAACCCTGCTTGAGGCCTGCTGGCGTGATCTGGTGCTGGGAGTGGTGCAGGGACTCACTGAATTTCTGCCGATCAGCAGCACCGCTCACCTAAAGGTGGTGCCTGTGCTCTTGGGTTGGGGCGACCCTGGCGTTTCCGTCACCGCCGCGATTCAACTGGGCAGCATCGTTGCGGTGATCGCCTATTTCCGCAGCGATCTCAGCCAGGTGCTGCGGGGAATCAGTCGTGCCATTCGCCATGGCCAGTGGCGGGAGCCAGAGGCACGTCTTGGACTCGCCATGGCGGTGGGCACCCTGCCGATCCTGGTGGTCGGGCTGGGCATCAAATTCTTCTGGGCTCAGGGTTACGAACAGTCGCCCCTACGCAGTGTTCTTTCCATTGCGATCGTCTCGATCGTGATGGCTTTGTTGCTTGCTTTGGCGGAACGGGCTGGAACCCGTCGCAGGCAGCTCCCGGATGTTTCAGGGCGTGATGGCTTCGTGGTGGGCGTGGCGCAGGCGTTGGCCTTGATTCCAGGGGTGTCCCGTTCTGGCAGCACCCTCACAGCTGCCCTGTTCGATGGTTGGCAGCGGGGCGACGCCGCACGCTTCTCTTTCCTGCTCGGCATCCCCGCAATCACGATTGCGGGGCTGGTGGAACTCAAGGATGCTCTGGATGCCAGTGCTGGTAACGGCCCCCTCCCGTTGTTGGTAGGCATTTTTTCAGCTGCCTTGGTGTCCTGGCTGGCGATTGATTGGTTGCTGAAGTTCCTCCAGCGCCACAGCACTTGGATCTTTGTTGCCTACCGGCTGCTCTTCGGTCTGCTTCTGCTGGTCTGGTGGGGCGCTCACGGCGCACACTGA
- a CDS encoding DUF4346 domain-containing protein yields MTTTPEAPASTAAAMDALDQRLSQRFIALDPSGYFLIKLDRDAAELVLEQYGNTIDDKGLARDSDTGEVLRCDGANAPRRPSAIYRGRTAKQLGIDLTEGDEPHPLSRLDHALYLGRELQKAEQCLRDGTDYVQD; encoded by the coding sequence ATGACCACAACCCCTGAAGCACCGGCATCGACCGCCGCCGCGATGGATGCCCTGGATCAGCGCCTGTCTCAGCGTTTCATCGCCTTGGACCCGAGCGGATATTTCCTGATCAAGCTGGATCGTGATGCGGCCGAACTGGTGCTGGAGCAATACGGCAACACCATTGATGACAAAGGGCTGGCCAGAGATTCCGACACCGGTGAGGTGTTGCGTTGTGACGGGGCAAATGCCCCCCGGCGGCCCTCAGCGATCTATCGCGGCCGTACAGCCAAACAGCTCGGCATTGATCTCACTGAGGGGGATGAGCCTCATCCGCTGAGTCGTCTCGATCACGCCCTTTATCTCGGGCGAGAGTTGCAGAAGGCCGAACAGTGTCTCCGAGACGGCACGGACTATGTGCAGGACTGA
- a CDS encoding vitamin K epoxide reductase family protein, with amino-acid sequence MGTTRLVSRRRQDSGAKWARIAMAVLATAGLIDTGSITLKRWGLLGNLTCPMGADGCDKVLNSAWGTVFAEIPLSLIGVLAYGAVLLMALLPLLPGLQENKADLSRRTWWGLFTVSLAMAVFSGVLLGVMLLKIQAFCFFCVLSAALSLALLVLSIIGGGWEDLGQLLFRGVLLALAVLLGGLIWASVVDPNRPETVASGTGVAPLVTTESTPASIALAEHLTSSGAVMYSAYWCPHCHDQKELFGKQASDQLKVVECAPDGENNQADLCRSKGLEGFPSWEINGSVDSGVKGLDTLAELSGYDGNTDF; translated from the coding sequence ATGGGCACCACCCGTCTCGTTAGCCGTCGACGCCAAGATTCAGGCGCGAAATGGGCCCGCATCGCCATGGCGGTGCTGGCCACTGCTGGGCTGATCGACACCGGTTCGATCACCCTCAAGCGCTGGGGCCTGCTTGGCAACCTCACCTGTCCGATGGGGGCTGACGGTTGCGACAAGGTGCTCAACAGCGCCTGGGGGACGGTCTTCGCTGAGATCCCTCTTTCGCTGATAGGAGTGCTGGCCTATGGCGCGGTGCTCCTGATGGCGCTGCTGCCCTTGTTGCCAGGTCTGCAGGAAAACAAGGCCGACCTCTCGCGACGCACCTGGTGGGGCCTGTTCACGGTCTCCCTAGCGATGGCCGTCTTCAGCGGTGTGCTGCTGGGCGTGATGCTGCTCAAGATTCAGGCTTTCTGTTTCTTCTGTGTTCTCTCCGCGGCGCTGTCCCTGGCTTTGTTGGTGCTCTCCATCATTGGAGGCGGCTGGGAGGATCTGGGGCAGCTGCTGTTCCGCGGTGTGCTGCTGGCCCTGGCCGTGCTTCTGGGGGGCTTGATTTGGGCGTCGGTGGTCGATCCCAATCGGCCCGAGACCGTGGCCAGCGGCACCGGCGTTGCCCCGCTCGTCACGACCGAGAGCACACCTGCGTCGATCGCCTTGGCCGAGCACCTCACCAGCAGTGGCGCGGTGATGTATTCCGCTTACTGGTGCCCCCATTGCCATGACCAGAAGGAGCTTTTCGGCAAGCAGGCTTCCGATCAGCTCAAGGTGGTTGAGTGCGCGCCTGATGGTGAAAACAATCAGGCTGACCTCTGCCGCAGCAAAGGATTAGAGGGCTTCCCCAGCTGGGAGATCAATGGCAGCGTCGACTCCGGCGTGAAAGGGCTCGACACCTTGGCGGAACTCAGCGGCTACGACGGCAACACCGACTTCTAA
- a CDS encoding B12-binding domain-containing radical SAM protein — protein sequence MRTLFVYPEFPKTFWSYEKILELVNRKVLLPPLGMVTVAALLPQDWEMKLVDRNVREVTEEEWSWAELVIISGMIVQKDDMAVQIGKAKQRGLPVAIGGPFASSTPDAPELDLADFKILDEGEITLPMFLEALERGDTQGRFTSEGDKPDVTATPIPRFDLLQLDAYDSMSVQFSRGCPFNCEFCDIIVLYGRKPRTKTPEQLVAELQYLYDLGWRRSIFLVDDNFIGNKRNAKLLLPQIRTWQEERGYPFSFATEASVDLADDDEMMRMMHDARFESVFLGIETPDEASLETARKVQNTRNPLDAAVDRITANGIRVMAGFIIGFDGEKDGAGRRIVDFVTRTGIPAAMMGMLQALPKTALWARLEREGRLIQGEDAAKGVNQTNLLNFEPTRPIRDIANEYVEAFCALYEPNAYMDRVYSYYLKMGAPRWKAAAKLPTWIDIKALSTVVWRQGIKRDTRSRFWKYMFGMARHNPALLEQFLVVLAHNEHFLEYRSIVQQEIREQLESLPPEEPTTPKELQPV from the coding sequence ATGCGCACCCTTTTTGTTTACCCCGAGTTCCCGAAGACCTTCTGGAGTTACGAGAAGATTCTTGAGCTGGTGAATCGGAAGGTGTTGCTGCCTCCCCTGGGGATGGTGACTGTTGCAGCGCTGCTGCCCCAGGACTGGGAGATGAAGCTGGTGGACCGCAACGTGCGGGAGGTGACAGAGGAAGAATGGAGCTGGGCCGAGCTGGTGATCATTTCGGGAATGATCGTTCAGAAGGACGACATGGCCGTGCAGATCGGCAAGGCCAAGCAGCGGGGTCTGCCGGTGGCCATCGGGGGCCCATTCGCCAGCTCCACACCGGATGCACCCGAACTGGATTTGGCGGATTTCAAGATCCTCGATGAGGGAGAAATCACCCTGCCGATGTTCCTGGAAGCCCTGGAACGGGGCGATACCCAGGGTCGTTTCACCTCAGAGGGAGACAAGCCGGACGTCACCGCCACACCGATTCCCCGCTTCGATCTCCTGCAGCTCGACGCCTACGACTCGATGAGCGTTCAGTTCTCCCGCGGCTGCCCCTTCAACTGCGAGTTCTGCGACATCATCGTTCTCTACGGCCGCAAACCTCGAACCAAAACCCCCGAGCAATTGGTGGCAGAGCTGCAGTACCTCTACGACCTGGGCTGGCGGCGTTCAATTTTCCTGGTAGACGACAACTTCATCGGCAACAAGCGCAACGCCAAGCTGCTGCTACCGCAGATCCGAACGTGGCAGGAGGAGCGGGGGTACCCGTTCAGCTTCGCCACTGAAGCCTCCGTGGACCTGGCCGACGACGACGAGATGATGCGGATGATGCACGATGCGCGATTCGAAAGCGTCTTCCTGGGCATCGAAACTCCAGATGAAGCCAGCCTGGAAACAGCCCGCAAGGTGCAGAACACGCGCAACCCGCTCGATGCTGCTGTTGACCGGATCACGGCGAACGGCATCCGAGTCATGGCTGGCTTCATCATCGGCTTTGACGGCGAAAAGGATGGAGCAGGCCGCCGGATCGTGGACTTTGTGACCCGCACGGGCATTCCCGCGGCGATGATGGGCATGCTTCAGGCCTTACCCAAGACAGCCCTATGGGCGCGGCTGGAGCGAGAAGGTCGGCTGATTCAGGGAGAAGATGCCGCCAAGGGCGTGAATCAGACCAACTTGCTCAACTTCGAACCCACCCGACCGATCCGAGACATCGCCAACGAGTACGTGGAAGCCTTCTGCGCGCTCTACGAACCCAATGCCTACATGGATCGGGTCTACAGCTACTACCTGAAAATGGGTGCCCCCCGCTGGAAAGCTGCCGCAAAGCTTCCGACGTGGATTGATATCAAGGCTTTGAGCACCGTGGTCTGGCGTCAGGGGATCAAACGCGATACCCGCAGTCGTTTCTGGAAATACATGTTTGGGATGGCCCGCCATAACCCTGCTCTGCTGGAGCAGTTTTTGGTCGTTTTGGCCCACAACGAGCACTTCCTCGAGTACCGCTCGATCGTTCAGCAGGAAATCCGCGAGCAGCTGGAATCCTTGCCGCCTGAAGAACCCACCACTCCAAAAGAATTACAACCCGTTTAA
- the rimO gene encoding 30S ribosomal protein S12 methylthiotransferase RimO → MTSTPTKPTVAFAHLGCEKNRVDTEHMVGLLAEAGYGVSTDENDAAVVVVNTCSFIQDAREESVRTLVGLAEQGKELIIAGCLAQHFQEELLESIPEAKAIVGTGDYQHIVDVLQRVEAGERVNQVSAVPTFVGDEHLARQRTTDQAVAFLKVAEGCDYRCAFCIIPKLRGDQRSRPIESIVAEAHQLAEQGVQELILISQITTNYGLDLYGKPKLAELLRALGEVEIPWIRVHYAYPTGLTPDVLAAYRDVPNVVPYLDLPLQHSHPEVLRSMNRPWQADVNDRLLDQIREQLPDAVLRTTLIVGFPGETEEHFQHLMGFLERQRFDHVGVFTFSPEDGTAAADLPDHVDPEVAQARKDALMALQQPISAERNSRWVGRTVDVLIEQHNPQTGEMIGRCARFAPEVDGEVRVQPGADGQQAAPGSLMPVEITGADIYDLSGRIVGARAMVAAARRQG, encoded by the coding sequence ATGACAAGCACCCCGACAAAACCGACGGTCGCGTTCGCCCACCTGGGGTGCGAGAAGAATCGGGTCGACACCGAACACATGGTGGGGCTGCTGGCGGAAGCGGGCTATGGCGTTAGCACCGATGAAAACGATGCCGCCGTGGTGGTGGTGAACACCTGCAGCTTCATTCAGGACGCCCGCGAGGAATCGGTGCGAACCCTGGTGGGACTGGCAGAACAGGGCAAGGAGCTGATCATCGCGGGATGCCTGGCCCAGCATTTCCAGGAGGAATTACTGGAGTCGATTCCGGAAGCCAAGGCCATTGTGGGAACCGGCGATTACCAGCACATCGTTGACGTGCTGCAGCGGGTGGAAGCAGGGGAGCGGGTCAACCAAGTCAGCGCTGTGCCCACCTTTGTGGGCGATGAACATCTAGCGCGCCAGCGCACCACCGATCAGGCAGTGGCCTTCCTGAAGGTGGCTGAAGGCTGCGACTACCGCTGCGCCTTCTGCATCATTCCGAAGCTGCGGGGAGATCAGCGCAGCCGGCCCATTGAATCGATCGTGGCTGAAGCCCACCAATTGGCTGAGCAGGGAGTGCAGGAGCTGATCCTGATCAGCCAGATCACAACCAACTACGGGCTCGACCTCTACGGCAAACCCAAGCTGGCGGAGCTGCTTCGTGCCCTAGGGGAAGTGGAGATCCCCTGGATCCGTGTGCACTACGCCTATCCCACCGGCCTGACACCGGATGTGCTGGCGGCATACCGGGACGTGCCGAATGTTGTGCCTTATCTGGATCTGCCGTTGCAGCACAGCCATCCAGAGGTGCTGCGGTCGATGAACCGCCCCTGGCAAGCGGATGTGAACGACCGCCTGCTGGATCAGATCCGCGAGCAACTCCCCGACGCGGTGCTGCGCACCACGTTGATCGTGGGATTCCCAGGCGAAACCGAGGAGCATTTTCAGCACCTGATGGGCTTCCTCGAGCGCCAGCGCTTCGATCATGTTGGAGTGTTCACCTTCTCGCCAGAGGACGGCACCGCAGCAGCCGACCTGCCCGATCACGTCGATCCAGAGGTGGCCCAGGCCCGCAAGGATGCCCTGATGGCGCTGCAGCAACCGATTTCGGCGGAACGCAACAGTCGCTGGGTGGGCCGCACCGTGGACGTCCTGATCGAACAACACAACCCGCAAACCGGCGAGATGATCGGTCGCTGCGCCCGCTTTGCTCCAGAAGTGGACGGCGAAGTGCGGGTGCAACCCGGCGCCGATGGTCAACAGGCCGCACCGGGGAGCCTGATGCCGGTGGAGATCACCGGTGCTGACATCTACGACCTCAGCGGGCGGATTGTCGGTGCCCGCGCCATGGTGGCCGCAGCGAGACGCCAGGGTTGA
- the psbU gene encoding photosystem II complex extrinsic protein PsbU — MKRLLSWLTGALVMASLMAGLVLPNSVYADDDLRSKYSGNEIRNVVDDKIAEREGKVDLNNSSVRRFQQFPGMYPTMAGKIVLGGPYDSVDDVLSLDLTDRQQELFAKYRDNFTVTPPSIALNEGDDRINDGQYR, encoded by the coding sequence ATGAAGCGGCTTCTGAGCTGGCTGACCGGCGCACTGGTGATGGCAAGTCTGATGGCAGGCCTTGTGCTTCCCAACAGCGTTTATGCCGACGACGACCTTCGCAGCAAGTATTCCGGCAACGAGATCCGCAACGTTGTGGACGACAAGATTGCTGAACGTGAAGGCAAGGTCGACCTCAACAACTCCTCCGTGCGTCGCTTCCAGCAATTTCCTGGCATGTATCCGACCATGGCCGGGAAAATTGTTCTTGGCGGCCCATACGACAGCGTTGACGACGTGCTGTCTCTCGACCTGACTGATCGTCAGCAAGAGCTCTTCGCCAAGTATCGCGACAATTTCACTGTCACTCCTCCCTCCATTGCTCTGAATGAGGGCGACGACCGCATCAATGACGGTCAGTACCGCTGA
- a CDS encoding DUF3120 domain-containing protein translates to MIGGTWQTSASARSWSFPVARIAAAMVVLPVFLQAPWVRLDPFSATLFTGVLIAAGLVLHQSRSQTASDLGSLLVGFSGSWLAGCIFWGWLRAHPVLHLPVEAFALPVALGGLQGRWRLAATFYLSSLLGTACTDLAMAATGVMQFWPPVVTASLDQAPLLLHQAGLHLLQPLPMVTLMIAAAIVLFVGRRLNTNGNDSNGETGAMAAAVLITTLWVDGLFLLSALLQPGLSGLIE, encoded by the coding sequence TTGATCGGCGGCACCTGGCAAACCTCAGCCTCCGCTCGGTCGTGGTCCTTTCCGGTCGCGCGCATCGCTGCAGCAATGGTGGTGCTGCCTGTGTTTCTGCAGGCACCTTGGGTTCGCCTGGATCCTTTCTCAGCAACCCTTTTCACGGGTGTTCTGATTGCAGCCGGCCTGGTGTTGCATCAGAGCCGCTCCCAGACGGCATCCGACCTGGGTTCCCTTCTCGTTGGTTTCAGCGGTAGCTGGCTTGCGGGCTGCATTTTCTGGGGTTGGCTGCGGGCCCATCCCGTGCTGCACCTGCCCGTCGAAGCCTTCGCTTTGCCTGTTGCCTTGGGTGGCCTGCAGGGCCGCTGGCGGCTGGCGGCAACGTTTTATTTGTCATCTTTATTGGGTACAGCCTGCACAGACCTGGCCATGGCGGCCACCGGCGTGATGCAGTTCTGGCCGCCAGTCGTGACCGCTTCCCTGGATCAGGCTCCTCTACTGCTGCATCAGGCAGGGCTGCATTTGCTTCAGCCCCTGCCCATGGTCACCCTGATGATTGCTGCTGCGATCGTCCTATTCGTTGGACGTCGCCTGAACACGAATGGCAACGATTCCAACGGTGAGACCGGAGCCATGGCAGCTGCTGTGTTGATCACAACCCTTTGGGTAGACGGATTATTCCTGCTCTCGGCGTTGCTGCAGCCCGGGCTCAGCGGGCTGATCGAGTGA
- a CDS encoding GNAT family N-acetyltransferase: MTSLTARWHRSINEITEQQWNSLVGDDAIPFYRWSWLEALESSGSTIPDQGWQPLHLALWRDDSPIAVAPLFLKGHSYGEFVFDQTFARLAVDLGLHYYPKLLGMSPVSPVLGYRFHVRAGEDEALLTRELLRAIDRFCEQNGILSCNFLYVDPQWRPLAEAGGCAAWLNQQSLWSRGDDQSFEDYLKGFNANQRRNIKRERKAVAKAGITVTPLSGDQLDLKLLQTMHRFYEQHCARWGPWGSKYLEEGFFEALARLHRDQLVLFSAHRGDPHDPVAMSMCVQDGRQLWGRYWGSNEEIDCLHFEVCYYAPIEWALANNITSFDPGAGGSHKRRRGFVARPHASLHRWYQPQMDQLIRTWLPKVNGLMLEEIEAINAELPFKAEPPALAL; encoded by the coding sequence ATGACGTCACTCACGGCCCGCTGGCATCGCTCCATCAACGAGATCACTGAGCAGCAGTGGAACAGCCTGGTTGGAGACGATGCCATCCCCTTTTACCGCTGGAGCTGGTTGGAGGCCCTGGAAAGCTCCGGCAGCACCATCCCTGATCAAGGCTGGCAACCCTTGCATCTGGCCCTCTGGCGGGATGACAGTCCGATTGCTGTGGCCCCTCTGTTCCTGAAGGGGCACAGCTATGGCGAGTTTGTGTTTGACCAGACCTTTGCGCGCCTCGCCGTTGATCTGGGCTTGCACTACTACCCCAAGCTGCTTGGGATGAGCCCGGTCAGCCCCGTGCTGGGGTATCGCTTTCATGTGCGGGCTGGAGAAGACGAGGCTCTGCTCACACGGGAGCTGCTGCGGGCGATTGATCGCTTCTGCGAACAGAATGGCATCCTCAGCTGCAATTTTCTCTATGTGGATCCGCAGTGGCGGCCCCTGGCGGAAGCGGGAGGCTGCGCCGCCTGGCTGAACCAGCAGAGCCTCTGGAGCCGAGGCGATGATCAGAGCTTTGAGGACTACCTCAAGGGCTTCAATGCCAACCAGCGCCGCAACATCAAGCGGGAGCGCAAGGCCGTAGCCAAGGCGGGAATCACGGTGACGCCGCTCAGCGGAGACCAGCTCGATCTGAAGCTGCTTCAGACCATGCATCGCTTTTATGAGCAGCATTGTGCTCGCTGGGGACCATGGGGCAGCAAATATCTGGAGGAGGGGTTTTTTGAAGCGCTGGCACGGCTGCACCGCGATCAGCTGGTGCTCTTCTCAGCCCACCGCGGTGATCCTCACGATCCGGTCGCCATGTCGATGTGCGTCCAGGACGGCCGTCAGTTGTGGGGCCGGTATTGGGGCAGCAACGAGGAAATTGATTGTCTCCACTTTGAAGTCTGTTACTACGCCCCGATTGAATGGGCCCTGGCCAACAACATCACCAGTTTTGACCCTGGAGCCGGTGGCAGTCACAAACGTCGCCGGGGCTTTGTGGCACGCCCTCACGCCAGCCTGCACCGGTGGTACCAGCCCCAAATGGATCAGTTGATCCGCACCTGGTTGCCGAAGGTGAACGGCCTGATGCTGGAAGAGATCGAGGCCATCAATGCGGAGCTGCCCTTCAAAGCAGAACCTCCTGCCTTGGCTTTGTAG
- a CDS encoding MFS transporter, with protein sequence MTLFKLQAEQQRQLFLIASGVSTAGSFAGITAKGWILMKGEVDPFVLALNFAALSLPTLLVSGPAGVRTDRVGCERVLVQAQWALLAASVLGALAIPLLEGTAQVLLLLCSTLLVGIAGAYELTARNKYCSILVEQPGQLAGYLTSFSVVFNVGKLVGPPIGAWLLVATGPAWALGIDAASYLLPIASVMFLLSPNRDQEVRSGGGQDASLLNAWRHCGSTLQGVLSFTAVLCLIGFYHPGLAPLIADRMLGPDPGDLALFTSVLAAGSIVGGAVLQRNSQRFCRRPFLTLGSFGLVTAVAQLGMARTPGPGFSLAMAFLIGAGTAGLLSSCNLISQIGSPQVMRGRMAGLSQIAFLGGGGMCGLLVALLVKTTSLSASFALTGGLSAAVAVLWMRKRGAKRLEQLR encoded by the coding sequence TTGACCCTTTTCAAACTGCAGGCCGAGCAGCAACGCCAGCTTTTTCTGATTGCCTCCGGCGTGAGCACGGCCGGTTCGTTCGCCGGCATCACCGCCAAGGGCTGGATCCTGATGAAAGGAGAGGTGGATCCCTTCGTGCTGGCATTGAACTTCGCTGCGTTGTCACTGCCCACCCTGCTGGTGAGTGGTCCGGCAGGGGTGCGCACCGACCGGGTGGGCTGTGAACGGGTGCTGGTGCAGGCGCAATGGGCGCTGCTGGCCGCCTCAGTCCTGGGGGCGCTGGCCATCCCCCTGCTGGAAGGCACGGCCCAGGTGCTGCTGCTGCTCTGCAGCACGTTGCTGGTGGGCATCGCCGGCGCCTATGAGCTGACAGCCCGCAACAAGTACTGCTCAATCCTGGTCGAGCAACCCGGGCAGCTGGCGGGCTACCTCACCAGCTTTTCGGTGGTGTTCAACGTGGGCAAGCTGGTGGGCCCCCCAATCGGCGCTTGGTTACTGGTGGCCACAGGCCCGGCCTGGGCCCTGGGCATTGATGCGGCCAGCTATCTGCTGCCGATCGCCAGTGTGATGTTCCTGCTCAGTCCGAATCGGGATCAGGAGGTGCGCAGCGGCGGCGGCCAGGACGCCAGCTTGCTCAATGCCTGGCGCCACTGCGGCAGCACCCTACAGGGGGTGCTCAGCTTCACCGCCGTTCTCTGTCTGATCGGGTTCTACCACCCGGGACTGGCCCCATTGATTGCAGATCGCATGCTGGGACCCGATCCTGGAGACCTGGCGCTTTTCACCAGCGTGCTGGCCGCCGGAAGCATCGTGGGCGGCGCGGTGCTGCAACGCAACAGCCAACGTTTCTGCCGGCGCCCGTTCCTCACCCTCGGGAGCTTCGGCTTGGTCACCGCTGTGGCCCAGCTGGGGATGGCCCGCACACCCGGGCCAGGATTCAGCCTGGCCATGGCCTTCCTGATCGGCGCCGGCACCGCCGGACTGCTGAGCAGCTGCAACCTGATCAGTCAGATCGGTTCACCACAGGTGATGCGCGGCCGCATGGCTGGACTGAGCCAGATCGCCTTCCTGGGCGGAGGCGGCATGTGTGGATTGCTTGTTGCCCTGCTGGTGAAGACCACCAGCCTGTCGGCGAGCTTCGCCCTAACCGGTGGCCTCAGCGCTGCTGTGGCTGTGCTCTGGATGCGAAAACGAGGAGCGAAGCGTCTGGAACAGCTCAGATGA
- the nadB gene encoding L-aspartate oxidase yields MAQPRCSDPIPSGPWDVVVIGAGAAGLMTCLDLPPELKVLLLNRNTGRRSSSRWAQGGIAAVTRKEDSADSHAEDTLLAGADLCDGDAVRLLVQEAPHCVDRLDQLGMAFDRDQDGLATTLEAAHSHRRVLHVQDQTGRALVDVLRDRVEQRPGLLHRRGVRVTQLLVRDRRCCGVQVLDGANLHGIEARAVVLASGGGGHLFANTTNPAQACGEGIALAWQAGAAVEDLEFVQFHPTAIRLDDAPCFLISEAVRGEGGVLVDSLGGSPVAHLRQRDLSPRDQVSRALMQAMQRQQVKQMWLDFAAIPRDQAERRFPTILDRCDELGLNPLERPIPVAPAAHYWMGGVATDLQAATTLPGLYAVGEVACTGLHGANRLASNSLMECLVFANRLKEIELGPALPTPTNGTAQPLELDLDGSSSSQLIDAIEQLRQLCWRRAGVERSASGLRKALTKVKEDEQHLEQQPLLQALLRADPCAPRLLAESSRRDLNLLLDLHHRLLTSRLMLEACLFRGESRGGHYRSDAPAPLPQWRQHSRQQREQGIFTRAVRP; encoded by the coding sequence ATGGCACAGCCCCGCTGCTCTGATCCCATCCCCTCAGGTCCCTGGGACGTGGTGGTGATCGGTGCCGGGGCAGCTGGGTTGATGACCTGCCTCGATCTACCCCCAGAGCTGAAGGTCTTACTTCTCAACCGCAACACGGGGCGGCGTTCCTCCAGCCGCTGGGCCCAGGGCGGCATCGCCGCGGTGACCCGGAAGGAAGACAGCGCCGACAGCCATGCCGAGGACACCCTTCTGGCAGGAGCTGACCTCTGTGATGGCGATGCGGTGCGACTGCTGGTGCAGGAGGCACCCCATTGCGTGGATCGTCTTGACCAACTGGGCATGGCTTTTGACCGGGATCAAGACGGTCTTGCCACCACCCTGGAAGCAGCCCACAGCCACAGGCGAGTCCTGCATGTGCAGGACCAAACCGGACGGGCTCTTGTGGATGTGCTGCGGGATCGTGTCGAGCAACGGCCGGGGTTGCTGCACCGCCGCGGCGTCCGGGTGACCCAGCTGCTGGTGCGCGATAGGCGCTGCTGCGGCGTGCAGGTGCTGGATGGGGCGAATCTTCACGGCATCGAAGCCCGCGCTGTCGTGCTGGCCAGCGGCGGGGGAGGCCATCTGTTTGCCAACACCACCAATCCTGCCCAGGCCTGCGGCGAAGGCATCGCCCTGGCCTGGCAAGCGGGGGCTGCAGTGGAAGATCTGGAGTTCGTGCAATTCCATCCCACGGCCATCCGCCTGGATGACGCCCCCTGTTTTCTGATCTCCGAAGCCGTTCGCGGCGAAGGTGGAGTGCTGGTGGATTCCCTCGGGGGCAGCCCTGTGGCCCATCTGCGCCAACGCGACCTCTCACCGCGGGATCAGGTGAGCCGGGCCTTAATGCAAGCCATGCAGCGGCAGCAGGTGAAACAGATGTGGCTGGACTTCGCCGCCATCCCGCGCGACCAAGCGGAGCGACGCTTCCCAACAATCCTGGACCGCTGCGATGAACTCGGACTCAATCCCTTGGAACGGCCGATTCCCGTGGCCCCGGCTGCCCACTACTGGATGGGAGGAGTCGCCACGGATCTGCAGGCCGCCACCACACTGCCGGGGCTTTATGCCGTGGGGGAGGTGGCCTGCACCGGCCTGCATGGGGCCAACCGTCTGGCCAGCAACTCCCTGATGGAGTGCCTGGTGTTCGCCAATCGACTCAAGGAGATCGAGCTCGGGCCAGCCCTGCCGACACCTACCAACGGCACAGCCCAACCCCTCGAGCTCGACCTGGACGGGAGCAGTAGTTCGCAGTTGATCGACGCGATCGAACAGCTGCGACAACTCTGCTGGCGGCGGGCGGGTGTGGAGCGGTCCGCCTCCGGACTGCGCAAGGCCCTCACCAAGGTCAAGGAGGACGAACAGCACCTGGAACAGCAGCCTCTGCTTCAGGCCTTGCTGCGAGCGGACCCCTGTGCCCCTCGCCTGCTGGCGGAAAGCAGCCGACGCGATCTGAACCTGTTGCTGGATCTGCACCACCGGCTTTTAACCAGCCGTCTGATGCTGGAGGCCTGCCTGTTTCGCGGCGAAAGCCGAGGCGGTCATTACCGCAGCGATGCTCCCGCGCCGCTGCCGCAATGGCGGCAGCATTCCAGGCAGCAACGAGAGCAGGGCATCTTCACCCGAGCCGTGCGCCCTTGA